In Babylonia areolata isolate BAREFJ2019XMU chromosome 19, ASM4173473v1, whole genome shotgun sequence, a single window of DNA contains:
- the LOC143294037 gene encoding glycoprotein-N-acetylgalactosamine 3-beta-galactosyltransferase 1-like, protein MTVRQFRRCNVNFLVGVVAGFTVSLILTTFTVLSFTGTSTRYTLDSLSESWRLPSALRRSLDLSGRDETLHVNHGHAAEVGIGMDSVRAVRFEDLHAHHDDDSVAKDMARRVRVLVWVMTSPQNLDTRAVHVRNTWGKRASTLLFMSSQWNSTFPTIGLNISEGREHLTAKTMQAFRFIYHHHFDDADWFMKADDDTYVIMENLRYLLSTYNSEDPIYFGQIFKVIVKQGYASGGAGYVISKEALRRLATKGDNATLCTQDGGAEDAELGRCLMNLGVKLMPSADSLGRSRFHCFGAWYHMKGDFAGWYKAYDAIGAKPGMGNISDYAISFHYIRSSQMYEMEYFIYHLRPYGVISRLQSLNADKQSTGSHT, encoded by the exons ATGACTGTCCGACAGTTCAGACGGTGCAACGTGAACTTTCTGGTGGGTGTCGTGGCCGGGTTCACCGTCTCCCTGATCCTCACCACCTTCACCGTCCTCTCCTTCACCGGCACGTCCACCCGTTACACCCTGGACTCTCTCTCCGAGTCATGGCGTCTCCCGTCCGCACTGCGCCGGTCCCTCGACCTCTCTGGGAGAGACGAGACGTTGCACGTGAACCACGGCCATGCGGCGGAGGTGGGGATTGGGATGGACAGCGTGAGGGCGGTCAGGTTTGAGGATCTGCATGCCCATCACG ATGACGATTCAGTGGCCAAGGATATGGCTAGACGCGTccgggtgttggtgtgggtgatgACCTCGCCCCAGAACCTGGATACAAGAGCCGTCCACGTCCGCAACACGTGGGGCAAGCGGGCCAGCACCCTTCTCTTCATGAGCTCCCAGTGGAACAGCACTTTCCCCACCATCGGCCTCAACATCTCAGAGGGCCGTGAGCACCTCACTGCCAAAACCATGCAGGCTTTCCGATTCATTTACCACCACCACTTCGACGATGCTGATTGGTTCATGAAGGCTGATGACGACACTTACGTCATCATGGAGAACCTGCGTTACCTATTGTCCACCTACAACAGCGAAGACCCCATCTACTTTGGGCAGATTTTCAAGGTGATCGTTAAACAGGGCTACGCCAGTGGAGGGGCGGGTTACGTGATCAGCAAGGAAGCCCTGAGGCGGCTGGCTACGAAAGGGGATAACGCCACTCTGTGCACTCAAGATGGTGGGGCAGAAGATGCTGAACTGGGCAGATGTCTGATGAACCTGGGAGTCAAACTGATGCCGTCAGCAGACAGCCTGGGCCGTTCCCGGTTCCACTGTTTCGGGGCTTGGTACCACATGAAAGGAGACTTTGCAGGCTGGTACAAAGCGTACGACGCCATTGGGGCAAAACCG ggCATGGGCAACATAAGTGATTATGCTATCTCTTTCCACTACATCAGATCAAGTCAAATGTACGAGATGGAATATTTCATCTACCACCTTCGGCCTTATGGGGTCATTTCCAGACTCCAGTCTCTCAACGCGGATAAGCAAAGTACCGGCAGTCACACCTGA
- the LOC143294039 gene encoding glycoprotein-N-acetylgalactosamine 3-beta-galactosyltransferase 1-like isoform X2 — protein sequence MSLRQFTRGCMAFFVGVVVGCAVCVLLTTLTIVYFTAPPTLHRPDLPLSALRLSLDSPTLEPLDVNHGHVSNMGENVRAVKFEDLHAHHDDDSVAKEMASHVRVLVWVMTGPQNLDKKAVHVRNTWGKRASTLLFMSSQWNNTFPTIGLNVPEGRQHLTAKTMQAFRYIYQHHFDDADWFMKADDDTYVIMENLRYLLSAYSSEDPVYFGQIFKAQVDQGYASGGAGYVISKEALRRLATKGDNATLCTQDGGAEDAELGRCLMNLGVKLMPSVDSLGRSRFHCFWAGYHMKGDFVDWYKEFDAYGGKGGMGNMSDYAITFHYINADQMYEMEYFIYHLRPYGVISRLQSLNLNKQSTDSQT from the exons ATGTCTCTCCGACAGTTCACACGGGGCTGCATGGCGTTTTTCGTGGGTGTTGTGGtcggctgtgctgtgtgtgtgctcctgaCCACTCTCACCATAGTGTATTTCaccgccccacccaccctccacaggCCTGACCTTCCCCTGTCAGCTCTCAGGCTGTCCCTTGACTCCCCTACGCTCGAGCCTCTGGACGTAAACCACGGCCACGTGTCCAATATGGGCGAGAACGTCAGGGCGGTCAAGTTTGAGGATCTGCATGCCCATCATG ATGACGATTCAGTGGCCAAGGAGATGGCTAGCCACGTCCGGGTGCTGGTGTGGGTGATGACTGGACCTCAGAACCTGGACAAAAAAGCTGTCCACGTCCGCAACACGTGGGGCAAGCGGGCCAGCACCCTTCTCTTCATGAGCTCCCAGTGGAACAACACTTTCCCCACCATCGGCCTCAACGTCCCGGAGGGCCGCCAGCACCTCACTGCCAAAACCATGCAGGCTTTCCGCTACATCTACCAACACCACTTCGACGATGCTGATTGGTTCATGAAGGCTGATGACGACACTTACGTCATCATGGAGAACCTGCGTTACTTGTTGTCCGCCTACAGCAGTGAAGACCCCGTCTACTTTGGCCAGATTTTCAAGGCACAAGTGGATCAGGGCTACGCCAGCGGAGGGGCGGGTTACGTGATCAGCAAGGAAGCGCTGAGGCGGCTGGCTACGAAAGGGGATAACGCCACTCTGTGCACTCAAGATGGTGGGGCAGAAGATGCTGAACTGGGCAGATGTCTGATGAACCTAGGAGTCAAACTCATGCCGTCGGTAGACAGCTTGGGCCGTTCCCGGTTCCACTGTTTCTGGGCTGGGTACCACATGAAAGGAGACTTTGTTGACTGGTACAAAGAGTTTGATGCATATGGGGGAAAAGGG GGCATGGGCAACATGAGTGATTACGCCATCACGTTCCACTACATCAATGCCGATCAAATGTACGAGATGGAATATTTCATCTACCACCTTCGGCCTTATGGGGTCATTTCCAGACTCCAGTCTCTCAACTTGAATAAGCAAAGTACAGACAGTCAGACTTGA
- the LOC143294039 gene encoding glycoprotein-N-acetylgalactosamine 3-beta-galactosyltransferase 1-like isoform X1 — MSLRQFTRGCMAFFVGVVVGCAVCVLLTTLTIVYFTAPPTLHRPDLPLSALRLSLDSPTLEPLDVNHGHVSNMGENVRAVKFEDLHAHHDDDSVAKEMASHVRVLVWVMTGPQNLDKKAVHVRNTWGKRASTLLFMSSQWNNTFPTIGLNVPEGRQHLTAKTMQAFRYIYQHHFDDADWFMKADDDTYVIMENLRYLLSAYSSEDPVYFGQIFKAQVDQGYASGGAGYVISKEALRRLATKGDNATLCTQDGGAEDAELGRCLMNLGVKLMPSVDSLGRSRFHCFWAGYHMKGDFVDWYKEFDAYGGKGGMGNMSDYAITFHYINADEMYEMEYFIYHLRPYGVISRLQSLNFDKQSTDRQDLEI; from the exons ATGTCTCTCCGACAGTTCACACGGGGCTGCATGGCGTTTTTCGTGGGTGTTGTGGtcggctgtgctgtgtgtgtgctcctgaCCACTCTCACCATAGTGTATTTCaccgccccacccaccctccacaggCCTGACCTTCCCCTGTCAGCTCTCAGGCTGTCCCTTGACTCCCCTACGCTCGAGCCTCTGGACGTAAACCACGGCCACGTGTCCAATATGGGCGAGAACGTCAGGGCGGTCAAGTTTGAGGATCTGCATGCCCATCATG ATGACGATTCAGTGGCCAAGGAGATGGCTAGCCACGTCCGGGTGCTGGTGTGGGTGATGACTGGACCTCAGAACCTGGACAAAAAAGCTGTCCACGTCCGCAACACGTGGGGCAAGCGGGCCAGCACCCTTCTCTTCATGAGCTCCCAGTGGAACAACACTTTCCCCACCATCGGCCTCAACGTCCCGGAGGGCCGCCAGCACCTCACTGCCAAAACCATGCAGGCTTTCCGCTACATCTACCAACACCACTTCGACGATGCTGATTGGTTCATGAAGGCTGATGACGACACTTACGTCATCATGGAGAACCTGCGTTACTTGTTGTCCGCCTACAGCAGTGAAGACCCCGTCTACTTTGGCCAGATTTTCAAGGCACAAGTGGATCAGGGCTACGCCAGCGGAGGGGCGGGTTACGTGATCAGCAAGGAAGCGCTGAGGCGGCTGGCTACGAAAGGGGATAACGCCACTCTGTGCACTCAAGATGGTGGGGCAGAAGATGCTGAACTGGGCAGATGTCTGATGAACCTAGGAGTCAAACTCATGCCGTCGGTAGACAGCTTGGGCCGTTCCCGGTTCCACTGTTTCTGGGCTGGGTACCACATGAAAGGAGACTTTGTTGACTGGTACAAAGAGTTTGATGCATATGGGGGAAAAGGG GGCATGGGCAACATGAGTGATTACGCCATCACGTTCCACTACATCAATGCCGATGAAATGTACGAGATGGAATATTTCATCTACCACCTTCGGCCTTATGGGGTCATTTCCAGACTCCAGTCTCTCAACTTCGATAAGCAAAGTACTGACAGACAAGACTTGGAAATTTAA